One stretch of Terriglobales bacterium DNA includes these proteins:
- the rplM gene encoding 50S ribosomal protein L13 has product MSTYFPKEGEIVRKWLVVDAAGQTLGRLSTRVARLLSGKDNPRFTPFIDTGDHVVVINAEKIKLTGLKADEKVYRRYSGYPGGLKEEDFRKRFARKPEQVVEDAILGMLPKTKLGRAMGRKLKVYRGEKHPHQAQKPEAVAIAG; this is encoded by the coding sequence ATGTCTACTTATTTCCCCAAAGAGGGGGAAATTGTTCGGAAGTGGCTTGTGGTGGATGCGGCGGGGCAAACCCTGGGCCGGCTTTCCACGCGTGTCGCCCGCCTCTTGAGCGGCAAGGACAATCCGCGATTCACGCCGTTTATCGATACCGGTGATCACGTGGTGGTGATCAACGCCGAGAAGATCAAGCTAACGGGTCTGAAGGCGGACGAAAAGGTTTACCGGCGTTATAGCGGGTATCCGGGCGGGCTGAAGGAAGAGGATTTTCGCAAGCGTTTTGCGCGGAAGCCAGAACAGGTGGTCGAGGACGCGATTCTCGGCATGTTGCCCAAGACGAAGTTGGGGCGGGCGATGGGCCGCAAGCTGAAAGTCTATCGTGGCGAAAAGCATCCGCATCAGGCACAGAAGCCGGAGGCGGTGGCGATCGCCGGCTGA
- the rpsI gene encoding 30S ribosomal protein S9 has translation MAEQVEYYGTGRRKSSVARVFLRPGSGEIKVNDHPFDQYFVTVSQRVEARQPLVATDTAANFNAVITVAGGGVNGQAGAVKMGIARALLQFNPELRSKLKGEGFLTRDSRAKERKKYGQKGARKRFQFSKR, from the coding sequence ATGGCAGAACAAGTTGAGTATTACGGCACGGGACGTCGCAAGTCGAGTGTGGCGCGGGTGTTTCTTCGTCCCGGCAGCGGCGAGATCAAGGTGAATGATCATCCCTTCGATCAGTACTTTGTGACGGTGTCGCAGCGGGTGGAAGCGCGTCAGCCTTTGGTGGCCACCGACACGGCTGCGAATTTCAACGCGGTTATCACGGTTGCAGGCGGCGGCGTGAACGGGCAAGCCGGCGCGGTGAAGATGGGGATCGCCCGTGCGCTGTTGCAATTCAATCCCGAGCTGCGGAGCAAGCTGAAGGGTGAGGGATTCCTGACCCGCGATTCACGCGCCAAAGAGCGAAAGAAATACGGTCAGAAGGGCGCGCGCAAGAGATTCCAGTTCAGCAAGCGCTAA
- the rpsB gene encoding 30S ribosomal protein S2 → MANISMKELLEAGVHFGHQTKRWNPKMKEYIFGERNGIYIIDLQKTLKMFKEASNFIRDLAGERKSVMFVGTKRQAQDAIAEEAQRCSMFYINQRWLGGLLTNWVTVQKSVKRLKELDEMATDGRYELLPKKEVIRLERERKHLQANLAGIKEMTRLPDAIFVIDSNKEQIAVREARKLGIPVVAVVDTNCDPTEVDYVIPGNDDALRAIRLFASKIADSVIEGSQAATDKQVEDVHAAQAAVAAVAVAAEGELPEGAVLSEFAAEEEAGEDISMEDVLRGGGKKQPATAEAESEPEVRHAEPQTL, encoded by the coding sequence TTGGCTAACATCAGCATGAAGGAGCTGCTCGAAGCGGGCGTCCACTTCGGGCATCAGACCAAGCGCTGGAATCCCAAGATGAAGGAATACATCTTCGGGGAGCGCAATGGGATTTACATCATCGATCTGCAGAAGACGCTGAAGATGTTCAAAGAGGCCTCGAACTTCATTCGCGACCTGGCAGGGGAGCGCAAGAGCGTGATGTTCGTGGGCACCAAGCGCCAGGCGCAGGATGCCATCGCCGAGGAGGCCCAGCGTTGCAGCATGTTCTATATCAACCAGCGCTGGCTGGGCGGACTGCTCACCAACTGGGTGACGGTGCAGAAATCGGTCAAGCGGCTCAAAGAGCTCGACGAGATGGCCACCGATGGCCGTTACGAATTGCTACCGAAGAAGGAAGTGATCCGGCTGGAGCGCGAGCGCAAGCATCTGCAGGCCAACCTGGCCGGCATCAAGGAGATGACCCGTCTGCCGGACGCGATTTTTGTTATCGACTCCAATAAGGAGCAGATTGCGGTACGCGAAGCACGCAAATTGGGCATACCTGTGGTCGCCGTGGTGGATACCAACTGCGATCCCACGGAAGTGGATTACGTGATCCCGGGTAACGATGACGCTCTGCGCGCGATTCGGCTGTTTGCTTCGAAGATTGCCGATTCCGTGATTGAAGGTTCGCAGGCCGCGACCGATAAGCAAGTAGAAGACGTGCATGCGGCCCAGGCTGCGGTTGCGGCGGTGGCTGTGGCTGCCGAAGGTGAACTTCCCGAGGGAGCTGTGCTTTCCGAGTTTGCCGCCGAAGAAGAGGCGGGCGAAGACATCTCCATGGAAGACGTGCTGCGCGGAGGTGGGAAGAAACAGCCGGCCACGGCGGAGGCCGAGTCGGAACCGGAAGTCCGCCACGCAGAGCCGCAGACGCTCTAA
- a CDS encoding translation elongation factor Ts produces the protein MGTTTVNISANQVRELRDKTGAPMMDCKNALTEAKGNMDEAIVLLRKRGAAIMQKKAARATSEGSVASYIHAGGKIGVLVEVNCESDFVARTDDFKELVHDLAMHIAASDPKFIRKEDVTPEAYEKEKDIYRAQAAATGKPANVVEKIVEGKMAKFYEEVCLYEQPFIKDQTISVSQLIGQKIGKLGENIAVRRFARFKVGEAGATIAISTPKTQDGSDGEAAAPVAK, from the coding sequence ATGGGAACGACTACAGTGAACATCTCTGCCAATCAGGTTCGTGAGCTGCGCGACAAAACCGGAGCTCCGATGATGGACTGCAAGAACGCCCTGACCGAAGCCAAGGGCAACATGGATGAGGCGATCGTGCTTCTGCGGAAGCGCGGAGCTGCGATCATGCAGAAAAAAGCGGCGCGGGCGACTAGTGAAGGTTCGGTCGCCAGCTACATTCATGCCGGCGGCAAGATCGGGGTGCTGGTCGAAGTCAACTGCGAGAGTGATTTTGTGGCCCGCACAGATGATTTCAAAGAACTGGTGCACGATCTGGCCATGCACATCGCGGCCAGCGATCCGAAATTCATCCGCAAGGAAGATGTCACTCCCGAGGCTTATGAGAAGGAGAAGGACATCTACCGCGCACAGGCTGCGGCAACGGGTAAGCCCGCCAACGTGGTGGAGAAGATCGTGGAAGGCAAGATGGCAAAGTTCTACGAGGAGGTCTGCCTGTACGAGCAGCCCTTCATCAAGGACCAGACCATCAGCGTCTCCCAGCTTATCGGTCAGAAGATCGGCAAGCTGGGCGAGAACATTGCGGTGCGCCGCTTCGCCCGCTTCAAGGTGGGCGAGGCGGGCGCGACCATCGCCATCAGCACTCCCAAAACGCAGGATGGGAGCGACGGCGAAGCAGCGGCCCCGGTCGCGAAATAA
- the pyrH gene encoding UMP kinase: protein MVQAIFKRILLKLSGEALAANQGFGVDPSRIHEIAAELADVHSLGVQIAIVVGGGNFFRGVAVQAKNMDRVSADHMGMLATVINALALQDALEKQGIYTRVQSAIEMNQVAEPFIRRRAIRHLEKGRIVIFAGGTGNPYFSTDTAASLRAMEIKADAILKATKVDGIYDADPIIVKDAKMFPNISYLDILQRGLKVMDATAISLCRDNNLPIVVFNLNHQGNIRRVVLGERVGSLVSA, encoded by the coding sequence GTGGTGCAAGCTATCTTTAAACGAATCCTGCTGAAACTTTCCGGTGAGGCCCTGGCTGCCAATCAAGGATTTGGAGTGGATCCTTCCCGCATCCACGAAATTGCTGCTGAGCTGGCCGACGTGCATTCTCTCGGAGTGCAGATTGCCATCGTGGTCGGGGGCGGAAATTTCTTCCGTGGTGTGGCAGTGCAGGCCAAGAACATGGACCGTGTCTCCGCCGACCACATGGGCATGCTGGCCACGGTGATCAATGCCCTGGCGCTACAGGACGCGCTCGAGAAGCAGGGCATCTACACGCGCGTGCAATCGGCGATCGAGATGAACCAGGTAGCCGAGCCTTTTATTCGCCGGCGTGCCATCCGCCACCTGGAAAAAGGGCGCATTGTGATTTTCGCCGGCGGCACCGGGAATCCGTATTTTTCGACGGACACGGCGGCTTCGCTGCGTGCCATGGAGATTAAGGCCGACGCCATCCTCAAAGCCACCAAGGTGGACGGCATCTATGATGCCGACCCTATCATCGTGAAAGACGCCAAGATGTTCCCCAATATCTCGTATCTCGATATTCTGCAGCGTGGACTGAAAGTCATGGACGCCACCGCTATCAGCCTCTGCCGCGACAACAATCTGCCGATCGTGGTCTTCAACCTGAATCATCAGGGCAACATCCGCCGGGTGGTGCTTGGGGAGAGGGTAGGATCGCTGGTCAGCGCGTAG
- the frr gene encoding ribosome recycling factor, translating into MAQTMAGIPALKESFGQLRGRMDKAVEDFRREMAAVRTGRASVHMLDSVQIEYYGSMMPLNQVAQVHAPEAQLITVQPFDPSSLPGIEKAIRSADLGLNPMNDGKIIRVPVPPLTQERRKEMVKHLHKVLEDHRTAIRNVRRDGNETIKKALKDKKITEDEERRALEDIQKLTDDEIKKMEEMSKAKEKEVLEV; encoded by the coding sequence ATGGCGCAGACAATGGCGGGGATCCCCGCACTGAAGGAAAGTTTCGGCCAGCTGAGGGGGCGCATGGATAAAGCGGTGGAAGATTTCCGCCGCGAGATGGCGGCGGTGCGCACCGGGCGCGCTTCGGTACACATGCTCGACAGTGTGCAGATTGAATACTACGGTTCCATGATGCCGCTCAACCAGGTGGCCCAGGTGCACGCTCCGGAAGCCCAGTTGATTACGGTGCAACCATTCGATCCCAGCTCGCTCCCGGGTATTGAGAAGGCGATCCGCAGCGCTGACCTGGGGTTGAATCCGATGAATGACGGGAAGATTATCCGCGTTCCAGTGCCGCCGCTCACGCAGGAGCGCCGCAAGGAGATGGTGAAACATCTTCACAAGGTGCTGGAGGATCACCGCACAGCGATTCGCAATGTCCGCCGGGATGGCAATGAGACCATCAAGAAAGCGCTGAAGGATAAGAAGATAACCGAAGACGAAGAGCGCCGCGCGCTGGAAGACATCCAGAAACTCACCGATGACGAAATCAAGAAGATGGAAGAGATGAGCAAGGCGAAGGAGAAAGAAGTACTGGAAGTGTAG
- a CDS encoding ester cyclase, translated as MSDIIERQREIVARHIRGENEHDWDAVYDTFVQDKRAHYDVVPLGASFRGIEGVRGFYQSIAAALPDLRVEVVSEFDVPGCSIREVVTSGTHRGEFAGIKPLGNAIRIQMAAFYTFDSDSRKLVSEKIYYDQASVMEQMQRGQNSVVA; from the coding sequence ATGAGCGACATTATTGAGCGTCAGCGGGAGATCGTGGCCCGGCACATACGCGGCGAAAACGAGCATGACTGGGATGCGGTTTACGACACCTTTGTACAAGACAAACGGGCGCACTATGACGTTGTGCCTCTGGGCGCTAGCTTCCGGGGCATTGAAGGAGTCCGTGGTTTCTATCAGTCGATAGCCGCGGCGTTGCCGGACTTGCGCGTCGAAGTCGTCTCTGAGTTCGATGTGCCTGGGTGCTCCATCCGCGAAGTGGTCACCAGCGGCACTCACCGCGGTGAATTTGCAGGCATCAAGCCCCTGGGAAATGCGATTCGCATTCAGATGGCCGCGTTCTATACGTTTGACTCCGACTCTCGAAAGCTCGTCTCAGAAAAGATCTACTACGACCAGGCCAGCGTGATGGAGCAGATGCAACGCGGGCAGAACTCGGTAGTAGCCTAG
- a CDS encoding MFS transporter produces the protein MRSPCDEAAIQSTGAETPCRKESRPWILAATILGSSMAFIDGTVVNVALPALQSSLHASVVDVQWVVESYGLFLAALILAGGVLGDMFGRRLMFLLGVSIFAAASIACAVAATINQLVIARSVQGVGAALMVPGSLSIISASFDGETRGKAIGTWSGFTAITTAIGPILGGWLIEHVSWRWVFWINIPLAAAVIVISLWHVPESRNPEAHDVDWLGAVTATVALAGLVYGLIDSSSRGWGHPLVWGSLIVGAGGLILFVLLEARERSPMVPLGLFKSRNFSGANLLTLFLYSALGIFFFLFPMNLIQVQGYSATATGAAALPVILLMFSLSRWSGGLVSRYGPRTPLIIGPLIAAAGFALFAVPSIGGSYWRTFFPGFLILGFGMAVSVAPLTTAVMSSVGQGRSGTASGVNNAVARLAGVLAIAVFGLVMIGVFSSRLNESLAKVSIPEPISHEIQSQEVRLAALTLPAGLDANTAKEVKMQISRAFVSGFRAIMLICATLSVASSVVAWRLISKRIEETA, from the coding sequence ATGCGATCGCCGTGCGATGAAGCAGCGATTCAATCTACAGGCGCCGAGACTCCCTGCCGCAAGGAATCCCGACCGTGGATTCTGGCAGCAACCATTCTGGGTTCCAGCATGGCCTTCATAGACGGCACGGTGGTGAATGTCGCCCTGCCAGCTTTGCAATCCAGCCTGCATGCGAGCGTCGTCGATGTGCAATGGGTGGTTGAGTCCTACGGACTGTTTCTCGCCGCGTTGATCCTGGCCGGCGGGGTTCTCGGGGACATGTTTGGACGGCGTCTGATGTTCCTGCTGGGCGTAAGTATATTTGCCGCGGCTTCCATTGCCTGTGCTGTTGCCGCGACCATTAATCAACTGGTGATCGCTCGCAGTGTTCAAGGCGTAGGGGCAGCGCTGATGGTGCCAGGCAGCTTGTCGATCATCAGCGCGTCCTTTGACGGCGAGACCCGGGGGAAAGCGATTGGCACCTGGTCTGGCTTCACCGCCATTACCACTGCGATTGGGCCGATTCTTGGCGGCTGGCTGATCGAGCACGTCTCCTGGCGCTGGGTGTTCTGGATCAATATTCCGCTTGCGGCTGCAGTGATTGTCATTTCGTTGTGGCATGTTCCGGAAAGCCGCAACCCCGAGGCCCACGATGTGGATTGGCTCGGCGCGGTGACGGCCACGGTGGCTCTGGCAGGCCTGGTGTACGGATTGATCGATTCCAGCAGCCGAGGTTGGGGCCATCCCTTGGTATGGGGAAGCCTGATTGTCGGTGCCGGAGGCCTAATACTTTTTGTACTGCTCGAGGCCAGAGAGCGATCACCAATGGTTCCGCTGGGTCTCTTCAAGTCGCGGAATTTCAGTGGCGCCAACCTGCTCACATTATTTCTGTATTCCGCTTTGGGGATATTCTTCTTTCTCTTTCCCATGAACCTGATTCAGGTGCAGGGATATTCCGCGACCGCCACCGGCGCTGCCGCTTTGCCCGTAATTTTGCTGATGTTTTCTCTCTCCCGCTGGTCGGGGGGGCTGGTATCACGCTACGGCCCGCGGACTCCCCTGATTATCGGCCCGCTGATTGCGGCGGCAGGATTTGCGCTCTTTGCCGTTCCCTCGATAGGCGGGTCTTACTGGAGAACGTTTTTTCCCGGATTTTTGATTCTCGGTTTTGGGATGGCGGTCAGCGTTGCTCCACTCACTACGGCGGTGATGAGTTCGGTCGGTCAGGGTCGATCTGGCACAGCTTCGGGCGTTAACAATGCAGTCGCGCGGCTGGCAGGTGTGCTCGCCATCGCCGTCTTCGGACTGGTAATGATCGGCGTATTCAGCTCACGGTTGAATGAGTCGCTGGCGAAGGTGTCGATCCCGGAGCCTATTTCCCACGAGATTCAGTCGCAAGAAGTCCGACTCGCGGCGTTGACTCTGCCCGCCGGGCTCGACGCAAACACGGCCAAGGAAGTAAAGATGCAGATCTCGCGGGCTTTCGTCTCCGGCTTCCGAGCGATCATGCTGATATGCGCGACTCTGTCGGTAGCCAGCAGCGTGGTTGCGTGGCGACTGATCTCCAAGAGAATCGAGGAGACGGCTTAG
- a CDS encoding pyridoxal-dependent decarboxylase: protein MDAGEFRQIGHRVVDLLAEYLEHIEEKPVFPDVEPSLLTELFAEPLPQEPKPATQVLDELEEKLLPYCTHVGHPGYMGLITPSPNPVGVIADFICSALNQNIGAYTIGPSAVAMERRVVRWLTDLAGYGPRAGGNLTSGGMMANFIGIKLARDWASRDRAQHDGVHEKWAVYASEERHVSVDKAVDAVGLGRAGLRALPTDAEFRVRLDALESAIADDHKRGVRPMCIVGIFGTTNTGAIDPLHELRKIADREGMWLHADAAYGGGMLLSHEFAMLDHGLELADSITIDPHKWFYAPLDAGAILAKDERRLTASFGMKPAYLTDELDRESERYQYYVHGFEQSRRFRSLKVWMSFKRYGARQIAEWIDNNVRQAKYLYSLAGKHREFEAASDPPMSAICIRYCAADLDSAQAKELHAEVARRVEQSGKFWISTTELKGKSWFRINPVNFRTRNEHMKQLLELLEEECHAVLRGWARESKASD from the coding sequence ATGGACGCAGGTGAATTTCGGCAAATCGGGCACCGCGTGGTTGACCTGCTGGCGGAGTACCTGGAGCACATCGAAGAGAAGCCGGTCTTTCCTGACGTCGAGCCCAGCCTGCTCACCGAGCTTTTTGCCGAGCCCTTGCCCCAGGAGCCCAAACCGGCTACGCAAGTCCTGGACGAGCTGGAAGAGAAGCTTCTGCCTTATTGCACGCACGTCGGACACCCAGGTTATATGGGCCTGATTACTCCTTCGCCGAATCCCGTAGGCGTGATTGCCGACTTCATCTGCTCGGCACTGAACCAGAACATCGGCGCTTACACCATTGGCCCATCGGCGGTAGCGATGGAACGCAGAGTGGTTCGCTGGCTTACGGATCTGGCCGGTTACGGCCCTCGAGCCGGAGGCAATCTCACCAGCGGCGGCATGATGGCCAACTTCATTGGCATCAAGCTGGCCCGGGATTGGGCTTCGCGCGACCGTGCCCAGCACGACGGGGTTCACGAAAAATGGGCTGTGTATGCGTCCGAAGAACGCCACGTTTCCGTGGATAAGGCGGTCGATGCGGTGGGCCTGGGCCGCGCGGGGCTTCGTGCCTTGCCCACCGATGCCGAATTTCGCGTGCGCCTGGATGCCCTCGAATCGGCTATCGCAGACGACCACAAGCGCGGCGTGCGCCCGATGTGCATCGTCGGGATTTTTGGCACCACCAATACCGGTGCCATCGATCCTCTGCATGAGCTGAGAAAGATCGCCGATCGCGAGGGCATGTGGCTTCATGCCGACGCCGCCTATGGCGGCGGGATGCTGCTCTCGCACGAATTCGCCATGCTGGATCACGGCCTGGAGCTGGCCGATTCGATCACCATCGACCCTCACAAATGGTTCTATGCGCCGCTCGATGCGGGGGCGATCCTGGCCAAAGACGAGCGGCGGCTGACGGCTTCCTTCGGCATGAAGCCGGCATATCTGACCGACGAACTCGATCGCGAGAGCGAGCGCTACCAGTATTACGTCCACGGCTTCGAGCAGTCACGGCGTTTTCGCAGTCTCAAGGTCTGGATGAGCTTCAAGCGCTACGGCGCGCGCCAGATCGCCGAGTGGATCGACAACAACGTGCGCCAGGCGAAATATCTGTATTCGTTGGCAGGGAAGCATCGTGAGTTCGAGGCGGCGAGCGATCCGCCCATGTCGGCAATCTGCATTCGCTACTGCGCCGCCGATCTCGACTCAGCGCAAGCCAAGGAATTGCACGCCGAGGTGGCGCGGCGAGTTGAGCAGAGCGGCAAATTCTGGATCTCGACTACGGAGCTCAAGGGTAAATCGTGGTTCCGCATTAATCCGGTAAATTTCCGCACTCGCAACGAGCACATGAAGCAATTATTAGAGCTGCTGGAAGAGGAATGCCACGCCGTGCTTCGCGGCTGGGCACGCGAAAGCAAGGCCAGTGATTGA